The following are from one region of the Balaenoptera acutorostrata chromosome 18, mBalAcu1.1, whole genome shotgun sequence genome:
- the LPAR6 gene encoding lysophosphatidic acid receptor 6, producing the protein MVSNNSSHCVYDDSFKYTLYGCMFSMVFVLGLISNCVAIYIFICTLKVRNETTTYMINLAMSDLLFVFTLPFRIFYFATRNWPFGDLLCKISVMLFYTNMYGSILFLTCISADRFLAIVYPFKSKTLRTKRNAKIVCIAVWLTVMGGSAPAVFFQSTHSQGNNTSEACFENFPEATWKTYLSRIVIFIEIVGFFIPLILNVTCSSMVLRTLNKPLTLSRSKINKTKVLRMIFVHLVIFCFCFVPYNINLILYSLMRTQTFVNCSAATAVRTMYPITLCIAVLNCCFDPIVYYFTSDTIQNSIKMKNWSTRRSDSRFSEVQGTENFIQHNLQTLKNKIFDNESTI; encoded by the coding sequence ATGGTAAGCAATAACAGCTCCCACTGCGTCTATGATGACTCCTTTAAGTACACTTTGTACGGGTGCATGTTTAGTATGGTGTTTGTGCTTGGGTTAATATCCAACTGTGTTGCCATATACATTTTCATCTGCACTCTCAAAGTGCGAAATGAAACAACAACATATATGATTAACTTGGCAATGTCAGACTTGCTTTTCGTTTTCACTTTACCCTTCAGGATATTTTACTTTGCAACACGGAATTGGCCATTTGGAGATTTACTTTGTAAAATTTCAGTGATGCTGTTTTATACCAACATGTACGGAAGCATTCTGTTCTTAACCTGTATTAGTGCCGACCGATTTCTGGCAATCGTCTACCCGTTTAAGTCAAAGACTCTAAGAACCAAACGAAATGCAAAAATCGTTTGCATTGCTGTATGGTTAACTGTGATGGGAGGAAGTGCACCAGCAGTTTTTTTTCAGTCTACCCACTCTCAGGGTAACAATACCTCAGAAGCCTGCTTTGAAAATTTCCCAGAAGCCACATGGAAAACATATCTCTCAAGGATTGTAATTTTCATCGAAATAGTGGGATTTTTTATTCCTCTAATTTTAAACGTAACTTGTTCTAGTATGGTGCTAAGAACGTTAAATAAACCTCTTACATTAAgtagaagcaaaataaacaaaactaaggttttaagaatgatttttgtacatttggtcatattctgtttctgtttcgtgcCTTACAACATCAAccttattttatattctcttatGAGAACACAGACGTTTGTTAATTGCTCAGCAGCAACAGCGGTAAGGACCATGTACCCAATCACTCTCTGCATTGCTGTTTTAAACTGTTGCTTTGACCCTATAGTTTACTACTTCACGTCAGACACGATTCagaattcaataaaaatgaaaaactggtCTACCAGGAGAAGCGACTCCAGATTCTCTGAAGTTCAAGGCACAGAGAACTTTATTCAACATAACCTACAGaccttaaaaaataagatatttgacAACGAATCTACAATATAA